Proteins encoded by one window of Aliivibrio wodanis:
- the bcr gene encoding bicyclomycin resistance protein gives MSTSSPESAESPPLSLLLIVILGAIAALTPLAIDMYLPAMPSIAKDLGVSAGSVQMTLTAYTAGFAIAQLIHGPLADSYGRRPVLIIGTVLFAICAVIGALVDGIESLMYIRVLQGVAGAASSVVIQAIVRDMFDKEDFARTMAFITLVMTIAPLAAPMIGGHLAVWFGWRSIFWLLAAFSVLIILAIFWKIPETLKEENREPFKLTTSFRNYLSLFKNPVSLGLIFAGAFSFSGMFAFLTAGSFVYIDIYGVSVSNFGYLFGLNIIFLIIMTTINGRIVKRMGSHNMLKLGLSIQLFAGLLMVVGQWFEWGLWGTVIPVVLFVGCISTIGSNSMALLLSHYPKMAGTASSLAGTLRFGTGSLIGASIAMLPSDSAWPMVSAMTACSILSFGCYFVFGRK, from the coding sequence GCTATTGCTGCGTTAACACCACTTGCGATTGATATGTACTTACCTGCAATGCCAAGTATTGCAAAAGATCTTGGAGTGTCTGCCGGCTCTGTTCAAATGACATTAACGGCATATACAGCAGGCTTTGCTATTGCACAGTTAATTCATGGTCCCCTTGCTGATAGTTATGGCCGACGTCCAGTTCTTATTATCGGTACGGTTTTATTTGCTATTTGTGCGGTTATTGGTGCCTTAGTCGATGGCATTGAATCATTAATGTATATCCGAGTATTACAGGGTGTTGCAGGCGCAGCCTCTTCTGTGGTTATTCAGGCTATTGTGCGTGATATGTTTGATAAAGAAGATTTTGCTCGTACCATGGCATTTATTACCTTGGTGATGACAATTGCCCCTTTAGCTGCTCCTATGATTGGTGGTCACTTAGCGGTTTGGTTTGGCTGGCGTTCAATTTTTTGGTTATTGGCTGCTTTTTCTGTCCTAATTATTTTAGCCATTTTTTGGAAAATCCCCGAGACACTGAAAGAAGAGAATCGAGAACCTTTTAAGCTAACAACTTCTTTTCGTAATTACTTATCTCTATTTAAAAACCCAGTGTCGCTTGGTTTGATATTTGCCGGAGCATTCTCATTTTCAGGGATGTTTGCTTTCTTAACCGCAGGCTCATTTGTTTATATTGATATTTATGGTGTGAGTGTTTCTAATTTTGGTTATCTTTTTGGCTTAAATATCATTTTCTTAATTATTATGACTACAATTAATGGCCGTATTGTGAAAAGAATGGGCTCTCATAATATGCTTAAGTTGGGATTATCTATTCAGTTATTTGCAGGCTTATTGATGGTCGTTGGTCAATGGTTTGAATGGGGGTTATGGGGCACAGTGATCCCTGTAGTGCTATTTGTTGGCTGTATTTCTACTATTGGTAGTAATAGTATGGCTCTGTTATTAAGTCATTACCCTAAGATGGCAGGAACGGCGTCATCACTTGCGGGTACATTGAGGTTTGGTACTGGCTCATTAATTGGTGCTAGTATTGCCATGTTGCCGTCAGATTCAGCGTGGCCTATGGTTAGTGCAATGACGGCGTGTTCTATTTTATCTTTTGGTTGTTATTTTGTTTTTGGGCGAAAATAG
- a CDS encoding putative NAD dependent epimerase, producing MNKKSTILIVGASGYVGSQLIPQLLQQGHIVIACARNIDYLLDRVTEHPNLQCHFLDLEDSDSILPLMKDCDIAYFLVHGMSHGHDFLDYEVSLAENFKIAAEQSYLSKIIYLSALQPEGYQSQHLLARKKTGELLRSTGIPTIEINSGIIIGTGSAAFEIMTDFVNHFPVLICPVWINSQANPIAIENLNYYLIQCINYPLTKSITFEAGGPETVSYQTLFHLIAKRNHRSIKIIPTRFISPSFAGLWLGVVTSVPSDLGRALLAGIDHDLIADNSVIERAFPQPLLSLSDAINRAQETNEETIKTEIWGFDPSALKRWKSDYGYYPKQAGASFTTTASPQQLWTVIERLGSKEGYFFANALWRTREWLDPLLGGSFPIRRRPESGKVQLGDHIDSWKVIRCEENKFLSLLFGMTAPGLGRLEFSIKEIDEGHRQLDVRAWWHPKGFWGLMYWFAMFPAHLFIFKGMVKAICKKAEAEELKE from the coding sequence TTGAATAAAAAAAGTACAATTCTCATTGTTGGCGCATCAGGGTATGTTGGCTCTCAATTGATCCCACAATTATTACAGCAAGGGCATATCGTTATTGCTTGCGCTCGTAATATTGATTACCTACTTGATAGGGTGACTGAGCACCCCAACCTACAATGTCATTTCCTTGATTTAGAAGATTCAGATTCTATTCTTCCATTAATGAAAGACTGTGATATTGCCTATTTTTTAGTTCATGGGATGTCCCATGGCCATGACTTTCTTGACTATGAAGTCTCTCTTGCTGAAAACTTTAAAATCGCCGCTGAACAATCATATCTATCAAAAATCATTTATTTAAGTGCATTACAGCCAGAGGGATATCAATCTCAGCATTTACTGGCTCGTAAAAAAACAGGTGAATTACTTCGTTCAACGGGCATTCCTACCATAGAGATCAACTCAGGAATAATCATTGGTACCGGATCAGCCGCTTTTGAAATCATGACCGATTTTGTTAATCATTTCCCTGTATTGATCTGCCCTGTTTGGATTAACTCGCAAGCAAACCCAATTGCGATAGAAAACCTCAATTACTACTTAATCCAATGCATTAATTATCCTCTGACCAAATCCATCACTTTTGAAGCGGGTGGGCCTGAAACCGTAAGCTACCAAACCCTATTTCATCTTATTGCTAAGCGGAATCATCGTTCTATAAAGATCATTCCAACACGCTTTATTAGCCCTTCTTTTGCTGGCTTATGGCTTGGTGTTGTGACCTCTGTTCCGTCTGATTTAGGAAGAGCATTATTAGCCGGAATTGATCATGATTTAATTGCTGATAATTCGGTTATAGAACGCGCATTCCCACAACCATTGCTCTCTTTATCTGACGCAATAAATCGAGCTCAAGAAACCAATGAAGAAACAATAAAAACAGAAATTTGGGGCTTTGATCCAAGTGCATTAAAACGTTGGAAGTCAGATTACGGTTATTACCCAAAGCAAGCGGGAGCAAGCTTTACAACCACCGCTTCACCTCAACAGTTATGGACAGTCATTGAACGTCTCGGTAGTAAAGAGGGTTATTTCTTCGCCAATGCATTATGGCGAACCAGAGAATGGTTAGATCCTTTGCTTGGTGGTTCATTTCCAATCAGAAGAAGACCTGAGTCAGGCAAAGTTCAGCTAGGCGATCATATTGACTCATGGAAAGTGATCCGCTGCGAAGAGAACAAATTCTTATCATTACTTTTTGGAATGACGGCTCCTGGACTAGGACGATTAGAGTTTTCAATTAAAGAAATTGATGAGGGGCATCGCCAATTAGATGTTCGAGCATGGTGGCACCCTAAAGGCTTTTGGGGATTAATGTATTGGTTCGCTATGTTCCCTGCCCATCTATTTATCTTTAAAGGCATGGTGAAAGCGATTTGTAAAAAAGCAGAAGCCGAAGAGCTAAAAGAATAA
- the vcmH gene encoding multidrug efflux pump → MSVFLSNVIGHTRGEFLKRLLMIAIPIALQNIMFSSRGLVDVLMLGQLGEADIAAVGVASRATFVTTIMLVGVTTGGALLTAQYWGAQNKEGVRQSTALTWMVSMAMATIPVALFFLIPEQIMSLATDSQEVIDLGAEYLFITALTMYVVSCGSSMAVGLRSIHQPGVSTFFSGIGIASNVFLNWVLIFGHLGAPAMGIKGAALATLISGVIEIICLYGYLYGRSHLLSFGLVEIKAVLNWPKISKFLSLSLPTTFNFLVWSAGIFTYHAIMGQSGVQGLAALSVISPIESIALSFLIGAAGAASVLMGNQLGAKKYEAVYYQSWGVLGLSVVTSFVIALFVMIFQHQILDMFPALTDETRAIAEKFMAILAIIIVIRSVPLTAIVGVLRAGGDVKYCLYQDIISQWFIGIPIAAIGALVLGFPPEYVYALFIVEEIVKWFGSIYRMKSKKWIKNLVDA, encoded by the coding sequence ATGTCTGTTTTTCTTTCTAATGTTATTGGTCACACTCGCGGTGAATTTCTAAAGCGATTATTGATGATCGCAATTCCAATTGCTCTGCAAAATATTATGTTCTCTAGCCGTGGTTTGGTTGATGTGCTTATGCTAGGTCAACTTGGCGAAGCAGATATTGCTGCTGTTGGTGTTGCTAGCCGTGCAACATTTGTGACCACCATTATGTTGGTTGGTGTAACAACAGGTGGTGCGCTATTAACAGCCCAATACTGGGGAGCTCAAAATAAGGAAGGAGTTCGTCAAAGTACGGCGCTTACTTGGATGGTAAGCATGGCTATGGCGACGATTCCTGTTGCTCTGTTCTTTTTGATCCCAGAGCAAATTATGTCTTTAGCGACCGATTCTCAAGAAGTTATTGACCTAGGGGCGGAGTATCTCTTTATAACGGCATTAACTATGTACGTTGTTTCTTGTGGTAGCAGTATGGCGGTAGGGTTACGCTCTATTCATCAACCAGGAGTTAGTACATTTTTTAGTGGGATAGGGATCGCTTCTAACGTCTTCTTGAACTGGGTGTTGATTTTTGGTCATTTAGGTGCGCCTGCTATGGGGATAAAAGGGGCAGCTTTAGCAACCTTGATCAGTGGTGTTATTGAGATTATCTGCTTGTATGGTTACCTCTATGGTCGTTCTCATTTATTAAGTTTTGGCTTAGTTGAAATTAAAGCGGTATTAAATTGGCCAAAAATATCTAAGTTCCTCTCTTTATCTTTGCCTACGACGTTTAATTTCTTAGTCTGGTCGGCGGGTATATTTACTTATCATGCCATTATGGGTCAATCGGGAGTTCAAGGTTTAGCTGCGTTATCTGTTATTTCTCCAATTGAATCTATTGCATTAAGTTTTCTTATTGGTGCGGCAGGGGCTGCGTCAGTATTGATGGGAAATCAGTTGGGAGCAAAAAAATACGAAGCGGTTTATTACCAAAGTTGGGGAGTCTTAGGTTTAAGTGTAGTGACGAGCTTTGTCATTGCGTTATTTGTTATGATTTTTCAGCATCAAATCTTGGATATGTTTCCTGCATTAACTGATGAAACTCGTGCTATTGCTGAGAAATTTATGGCAATTCTTGCCATTATTATTGTGATCAGAAGTGTGCCTTTAACGGCTATTGTAGGAGTGTTGCGAGCGGGTGGGGATGTTAAGTACTGTTTGTATCAGGATATTATCTCACAGTGGTTTATTGGTATTCCTATTGCAGCTATTGGAGCATTAGTTTTAGGCTTCCCTCCTGAGTATGTTTATGCACTATTTATTGTTGAAGAAATAGTAAAATGGTTTGGTTCAATTTATAGAATGAAATCAAAAAAATGGATTAAAAATCTGGTAGATGCATAA
- a CDS encoding ABC transporter, ATP-binding protein: protein MLKLTNLNKGYLDGGEFHPILQGAELTIEQGAQIALMGESGSGKSTLLNLIAGLDSVDSGQIDIAGFSMHSPKQSSRTSYRRNNIGLVFQQFNLLPTLSIADNIRFCRQLKGLRDDGALWRQIISALDLMPLLGRYPEEVSGGQQQRAAIARALYMEPKLLLADEPTGSLDEKNAEAVMRLLTRLSRDLHCTLLLVTHSEKVAEHMDGLVKLQGGLLNVIPGS from the coding sequence ATGTTAAAGCTGACAAACCTGAATAAAGGTTACTTGGATGGTGGAGAGTTTCATCCTATCCTTCAAGGGGCAGAGTTAACAATAGAGCAGGGCGCTCAAATTGCATTAATGGGTGAAAGTGGCTCAGGCAAAAGTACCCTTTTAAATTTAATTGCAGGTTTAGATAGTGTCGACAGTGGTCAAATAGATATTGCTGGCTTTTCTATGCATTCTCCAAAACAAAGCTCTCGGACTTCTTATCGCCGTAATAATATAGGCCTTGTTTTTCAACAGTTCAATCTTCTACCGACCTTAAGCATTGCTGATAACATTCGTTTTTGTCGCCAATTAAAAGGGCTGCGAGATGATGGTGCGTTATGGCGTCAAATCATTTCTGCATTGGATCTTATGCCATTACTAGGTCGTTATCCTGAAGAAGTTTCTGGTGGACAGCAACAACGTGCTGCTATTGCTCGTGCTTTATATATGGAACCTAAGCTATTGTTAGCAGATGAACCAACAGGAAGTTTAGATGAGAAAAATGCAGAAGCGGTAATGCGATTATTGACGCGTTTATCTCGCGATCTTCACTGTACGCTTTTATTAGTGACACACAGTGAAAAAGTGGCTGAACATATGGATGGTTTAGTTAAGCTTCAAGGAGGGTTATTAAATGTTATTCCCGGTAGCTAA